The following is a genomic window from Geminicoccus roseus DSM 18922.
CCGGCGCGCCGTCGATGGCGCGCAGGTACACGTTGCCCAGCAGGCAGCCGGTATGGCGGCTGATCGCGCCCACCGCGAACTGGAGCGCCTCCTCGACCGAGGCCGCCTGGTTGGCCTTGGCGGTCACCGCCTCCAGCAGCAGGAGCCGGCGGCGCATCTCGTGGAGGTCGCGCCGGACCTGGTCGGCGCTTCCCTCGGCCAGCAGCCGCGCCGCCCGCTCGCCCTGCAGCCGGCGCTCCAGCCAGGCGATCCGCTGCACGGAAGGATCCGACAGCCCGACGCCGCCCGCGTCCTCCATCAGGACGCCATCGGCCGGGTGCGGGCGGAGCGGTGGATGCGGGACGGACGGATGGCCTCAGCACTCCCAGCCATGGGCCGCCGGGGCATCCTGGACGCCACCGGGAGCCAGCCTGCAGGCCGGCCGAAGCTGACCTGATGTCCCAGATGATTGGACTTCAGCGTTCCGGATGTAAGTGAAATAAATCACTATTGATGGAGGTGTAGTTCTTTTTGGTTTCCGGAGGAGGATTACACTTGGCCGGCGGGTCAGGTCGTCCCGCCGCCGGGCTGCGCTGGCGACCGCCCGGCGGGCGGCTCGGCCGTGGGCGCCAGGCCGGACAGCACGCCGCGCAGCGTGTCGATCGGCACCGGGAACACGATGGTCGAGTTCTTGTCGGCGGCGATGTCGTAAAGGGTCGAGAGATAGCGCAGCTGCATGGCCTCGGGCCTGGCCGCCAGCATGTCGGCGGCCTGGACCAGGCGCTCGGCGGCCTGCTGCTCGCCCTCGGCATTGATGATCCGCGCGCGCCGGTTGCGCTCGGCCTCGGCCTGCCTTGCGATGGCGCGCACCATGCTCTCGTCGATGTCGACGTGCTTGATCTCGACATTGGCAACCTTGATGCCCCAGGCGTCGGTCTGCGCGTCCAGGATCTCCTGCAGGTCGGCGTTGAGCTTGTCGCGCTCGGCCAGCATCTCGTCCAGCTCGTGCTTGCCCAGCACCGAGCGCAGCGTGGTCTGCGCCAGCTGGCTGGTGGCCATCATGAAGTCCTCGACCTGGATCACCGCCTTGTCCGGGTCGACCACCCGGAAGTAGAGCACCGCGTTGACCTTCACCGAGACATTGTCGTGGGAGATCACGTCCTGGCTCGGCACGTCCAGCACGATGGTGCGAAGATCCACCCGGACCAGCTGCTGGACCAGCGGGATCAGGATGATCAGGCCGGGGCCCTTCACCCCGGAGAAGCGCCCGAGGGTGAACACCACCCCGCGCTCGTACTCGCGCAGGATCCGGAGCGCCGAGACAACGATGCCCACCACCAGAACGGCGATCAGGGCGTAGGCGATCAGGTCGGTGGGCATGGCGGTGCTGGCTCCTGGGGATCGGGGGACGGGTCGGGCTCGACCAGCAGGACGAGGCCGTCGCGGCCGGTGACGCGGATGCGGTCGGCGGGCGCGAGCGGGCTCGCCGAGCGGGCCTGCCAGTCCTCGCCGTGGAGATGGACCCGGCCCCGGCCGCCGGACCAGGACAGGACCCGGCCGCTGGCGCCGACCCTGGCCGGTCCACCGGTCACTACGGAGCGGCGGTGCGC
Proteins encoded in this region:
- a CDS encoding slipin family protein, whose protein sequence is MPTDLIAYALIAVLVVGIVVSALRILREYERGVVFTLGRFSGVKGPGLIILIPLVQQLVRVDLRTIVLDVPSQDVISHDNVSVKVNAVLYFRVVDPDKAVIQVEDFMMATSQLAQTTLRSVLGKHELDEMLAERDKLNADLQEILDAQTDAWGIKVANVEIKHVDIDESMVRAIARQAEAERNRRARIINAEGEQQAAERLVQAADMLAARPEAMQLRYLSTLYDIAADKNSTIVFPVPIDTLRGVLSGLAPTAEPPAGRSPAQPGGGTT